From Penaeus chinensis breed Huanghai No. 1 chromosome 18, ASM1920278v2, whole genome shotgun sequence, one genomic window encodes:
- the LOC125034584 gene encoding keratin-associated protein 5-8-like, protein MGVDKVAITTAEGTWELPLAAIFCIAIAVYVLLVIIGLSIRQCLLKKGVCGGGCPHIPCCNCAEIGLRCAQACSCCGPKPSCSMLLDCCCPGNQECNCLHPEVCGPCPDYSECTSCTSCCENPCINCNNCYKWCSSPSACAPGPLCDCSSCTCSCTTPECSTINCLCCEITIKGRGPQGDS, encoded by the exons ATGGGTGTGGACAAGGTAGCAATCACAACTGCAGAAGGAACTTGGGAGCTACCCCTGGCAGCCATATTTTGTATTGCCATAGCTGTttatgttcttcttgttattattg GACTCAGCATAAGACAATGTTTATTGAagaaaggtgtgtgtgggggaggctGCCCCCACATTCCTTGCTGTAACTGCGCTGAAATTGGCTTACGATGTGCCCAAGCCTGTTCTTGCTGTGGACCAAAGCCTTCATGTTCTATGTTATTAGACTGCTGTTGCCCAGGAAATCAG GAATGCAATTGCCTTCACCCAGAGGTATGTGGACCTTGTCCAGATTATTCAGAGTGTACATCCTGCACAAGTTGCTGTGAGAATCCTTGCATAAACTGCAATAACTGCTATAAGTGGtgctcttccccttctgcctgtGCTCCAGGACCTTTGTGCGACTGTAGTAGTTGTACTTGCAGTTGCACAACACCAGAGTGCTCCACAATAAATTGTCTTTGTTGCGAGATAACTATTAAAGGTCGTGGACCACAGGGTGACAGTTAA
- the LOC125034583 gene encoding cation-dependent mannose-6-phosphate receptor-like yields MDLKRAKAVMLVIFVLLGLSSALVVNDSCKQMSTCRCQFDGGLEINLMKVAADPLDAPRFKELTASNKSDRSFYSYNPCYSYVFPPEGQEMSCSKDVAVCQSSTSGFINIGKQSFAKFHFDNSTDQWILSYYNDIGDRLSNVILQCTDNDIDILEVFGETTGQHRSVFNMTLKSKCACIGGCLTPILPHGMSVGSLFLLLLLIFICVYLTVGYLYRRYVIGARGIELLPHLNFWMDFPYLVQDGFFFLLYCGRRDVTYERI; encoded by the exons ATGGATCTAAAAAGGGCGAAGGCTGTAATGCTagtgatatttgttttattaggtCTTAGCTCGGCGTTGGTGGTGAATGACAGCTGTAAACAAATGTCAACCTGCCGATGCCAGTTCGACGGTGGACTGGAGATTAATTTGATGAAGGTGGCTGCCGATCCCCTTGATGCACCGAG GTTTAAGGAACTGACTGCTAGTAATAAATCGGACAGaagtttttattcatataatccTTGCTACAGTTATGTTTTCCCACCTGAAGGTCAAGAAATGTCATGTAGCAAAGATGTGGCT gTGTGTCAATCCAGTACTTCAGGTTTTATCAATATTGGGAAACAGAGTTTTGCAAAGTTTCATTTTGATAATTCAACAGACCAGTGGATACTTTCATATTACAATGACATTGGAGATAG GTTGTCAAATGTTATTTTACAGTGTactgataatgacattgacattCTTGAGGTATTTGGTGAAACAACAGGCCAACATAGGAGTGTATTT AACATGACCCTGAAATCCAAGTGTGCATGCATAGGGGGCTGTCTGACTCCTATCCTGCCCCACGGCATGTCTGTTGGGTCGCTGTTCCTGCTATTGCTCCTCATCTTCATTTGCGTGTACCTGACAGTGGGATACCTGTACCGCCGCTATGTTATAGGTGCACGGGGCATCGAGTTGCTCCCGCACCTTAACTTTTGGATGGACTTTCCATATCTTGTTCAG GATGGATTCTTTTTCCTGCTGTATTGTGGAAGGAGAGATGTTACTTATGAAAGAATATGA